The sequence GTTGAGGATGGTGGCGCTGCGCCAGGCGGCGAGGCCGAGGTCGGGGGCGCCGACGCCGTGGGTGTGGCGTTCGGCGTTCTGTACGTAGACGTGTCCGGTGACCGTGCGGTCGAGGATCAGGCGGTACTGGTCGTCGATGCGGGGGCGGTGGGAGGCGTCGCGGCGGAGGTAGGGGTCGAGGCCGCCGAGGAGGGCGTCGAGGGGGCGTTCGCGATAGCCGGTGGCGAGGATGACGGCGTCGGTGGTGAGGCGGGAGCGGGTGCCTTGCTGGGTGTGTTCGAGGTGGAGTTCGACGCGGGTGTTGGCGAGGCGGCCTGCGGTGCGGACGTGGACGCCGGGGGTCAGGGTGGCGTCGGGCCAGCCGCCGTGGAGGGTGCGGCGGTAGAGCTCGTCGTGGATGGCGGCGATGGTGTCGGCGTCGATGCCTTTGTGGAGCTGCCATTGGCGGGGGACGAGTTCGTCGCGGGCGGTTTCGGGGAGCGCGTGGAAGTAGCGGCTGTAGTCGGGCGTGAAGTGCTCCAGGCCGAGCTTGGAATATTCCATGGGCGCGAAGGCCTGGGTGCGGGCGAGCCAGTGGATCTTCTCGGCGCCTTCGGGGCGGGCGCGCAGGAGGTCGAGGAAGACTTCGGCGCCGGACTGCCCTGAGCCGATGACGGTGATGTGGTCGGCGGCGAGGAGGCGTTCGCGGTGGCGGAGGTAGTCGGCGGAGTGGAGTACGGGGACGGACGGGGCTTCGGCGAGGGGGCGCAGGGGTTCGGGGACGAAGGGTTCGGTGCCGATGCCGAGGGCGATGTGGCGGGCGTAGGCGCGGCCGAGGGCTTCGGCTTCGCCGTCGGGGTCGAGTTGGGTGAAGTCGACTTCGAAGAGGGCGCGTTCGGTGTTCCAGCGGACGGCGTCGACCTGGTGGCCGAAGTGGAGTCCGGGGAGTTGTTCGCTGACCCAGCGGCAGTAGGCGTCGTATTCGGCTCGTTGGATGTGGAAGCGCTCGGCGAAGTAGAAGGGGAAGAGGCGGTCGCGGGTGCGGAGGTAGTTGAGGAAGCTCCAGGGGCTGGAGGGGTCGGCGAGGGTGACGAGGTCGGCGAGGAAGGGGACTTGGAGGCTGGCGCCGTCGAGGAGGAGGCCGGGGTGCCAGTGGAAGGCGGGGCGTTGTTCGTAGAAGGTCGCGGCGAGGGGGCGGGGGTCGTCGGGGGCGGCCGGGATGTTGTGGGCGAGGGCGGCGAGGGAGAGGTTGAAGGGGCCGATGCCGATGCCGACGAGGTCGTGGGGGCGGTCGGGTGCGGGGGCGGGCCGGTCGGTCATCGCGGGGTGTCGCCTTCCGTGCGGGGGGTGGGGGTGGTGGTGACCGCCAGGCCGGTGGTGGTGGCGGTGACCAGGTCGATGAGGGCCTGGAGGTCCTGGGGGGTGGTGTGGGGGTTGAGGAGGGTGGCCTTGAGCCAGAGGCGGCCGGCGGCGTGGGCGCGGCCGAGGACGGCGTGGCCTCGGTTGAGGAGGGTGCGGCGGAGGGTGGCGACGGTGTGGTCGTCGGCTCCGGTGGGGCGGAAGAGGACGGTGGAGATGGTGGGACGGTCGTAGAGGTCGAGGGCGGGGGTGTCGGTGATGAGGTCGGCGAGGTGGTGGGCGGTGGCGACGGTGCGGTCGATGAGGTCGGCGAGTCCGGTGCGGCCGAGGGCCTGGAGGGTGACGGCGATCTTGAGGGCGTCGGGGCGGCGGGTGGTGCGCAGGGAGCGGCCGAGGAGGTCGGGGAGGCCGGCTTCGGTGTCGTCGTCGGCGTTGAGGTAGGGGGCGTGGTGGTGGAGGGGGGTGAGGTGGTGGCGTTCGGGGACGGCGAAGAGGCCGGCGGATGCGGGTTGCCAGCCGAGTTTGTGCAGGTCGAGGGTGATGCTCTGGGCGCGGTCGAGGCCGTGGAGGAGGGTGCGGTGGGTGGGGCTGAAGAGGAGGGGTCCGCCGTAGGCGGCGTCGATGTGGAGTTCGGCGCCGTGGGTGGCGCAGAGGTCGGCGATGGTGTCGAGGGGGTCGATCTGGCCGGTGTCGGTGGTTCCGGCGGTGGCGACGACGAGGAGGGGGCGGTCGAGGCGGGTGAGGGCTTCGTCGAGGGCGGCGGGGTCGAGGGTGCCGGTGGGGGCGGGGACGGTGACGGGTTCGGGGAGGCCGAGGAGCCAGGCGGCGCGGGCGACGCTGTGGTGGGTGTTGGTGGCGCAGACGGTCTGGACGGGGCCGTGGCGTTCGCGGGCGAG is a genomic window of Streptomyces sp. SID8374 containing:
- a CDS encoding SidA/IucD/PvdA family monooxygenase: MTDRPAPAPDRPHDLVGIGIGPFNLSLAALAHNIPAAPDDPRPLAATFYEQRPAFHWHPGLLLDGASLQVPFLADLVTLADPSSPWSFLNYLRTRDRLFPFYFAERFHIQRAEYDAYCRWVSEQLPGLHFGHQVDAVRWNTERALFEVDFTQLDPDGEAEALGRAYARHIALGIGTEPFVPEPLRPLAEAPSVPVLHSADYLRHRERLLAADHITVIGSGQSGAEVFLDLLRARPEGAEKIHWLARTQAFAPMEYSKLGLEHFTPDYSRYFHALPETARDELVPRQWQLHKGIDADTIAAIHDELYRRTLHGGWPDATLTPGVHVRTAGRLANTRVELHLEHTQQGTRSRLTTDAVILATGYRERPLDALLGGLDPYLRRDASHRPRIDDQYRLILDRTVTGHVYVQNAERHTHGVGAPDLGLAAWRSATILNNLTGTTPYPLPERTAFTTFGLTTDHPRVPAQAPALIPLSQSV
- a CDS encoding aminotransferase class V-fold PLP-dependent enzyme → MPTPPLAGGTAGPAALRPLIDTVLTALHDGAALRDGPLPAGGPDTVTPRTRTATHPLIPDHGTGAHHALRALVTALTEGAADPAHPHCAAHLHTPPLALAAAADLAASALNPSMDSWDQAPAASALEADLTTALAAEIYPHAPSPDAVITTGGTEANQLALLLARERHGPVQTVCATNTHHSVARAAWLLGLPEPVTVPAPTGTLDPAALDEALTRLDRPLLVVATAGTTDTGQIDPLDTIADLCATHGAELHIDAAYGGPLLFSPTHRTLLHGLDRAQSITLDLHKLGWQPASAGLFAVPERHHLTPLHHHAPYLNADDDTEAGLPDLLGRSLRTTRRPDALKIAVTLQALGRTGLADLIDRTVATAHHLADLITDTPALDLYDRPTISTVLFRPTGADDHTVATLRRTLLNRGHAVLGRAHAAGRLWLKATLLNPHTTPQDLQALIDLVTATTTGLAVTTTPTPRTEGDTPR